The Candidatus Hydrogenedentota bacterium genome window below encodes:
- a CDS encoding DUF1559 domain-containing protein, which translates to MSHQPTRTGFTLIELLIVVTIISILAALFLPALARAREMARRTSCLNNLKQMGLIFMMFANEHQDQLPPGAKNQLWGDDEVFLYDYDRLVRNNLAVDASAIWPDYLDEMKVLVCPSGLIGHDAKIDRWYMDETFAPENITDRFFADIPITDNLDDNAEFWRRIRMLGVYPDWECMTNQMYTYLPYSVMTEEQGIFLLDEISRLMYLGYTDFLDEDIVVPGGHAPGGGDVFHRTRIAFGKMFITDINDPGRSSASDSRIPVLFDSTSTLGRNLLAHEQRGGNVLYLDGHCEFERYPDPYDLLPYTPLFVEFMRANVYDNTWLMHIPPWCGNRIQGTVFEPRFWYYPNDPLYEGLDIVPRP; encoded by the coding sequence ATGAGCCACCAACCTACCCGTACCGGATTCACCCTCATCGAACTGCTCATCGTCGTAACGATCATCAGTATTCTGGCGGCGCTATTCTTGCCCGCCCTGGCGCGCGCCCGCGAAATGGCGCGCCGGACCAGTTGCCTCAACAACCTCAAGCAGATGGGCCTCATCTTCATGATGTTCGCCAACGAACATCAGGACCAGTTGCCGCCGGGCGCGAAAAACCAGTTGTGGGGTGACGACGAGGTCTTTCTCTACGACTACGATCGCCTGGTGCGGAACAACTTGGCGGTTGACGCCAGCGCGATTTGGCCGGATTACCTCGACGAAATGAAAGTCCTGGTGTGTCCGTCCGGACTTATCGGTCACGATGCAAAGATCGACCGCTGGTATATGGACGAGACGTTCGCACCGGAAAACATCACCGACCGGTTCTTCGCGGACATCCCAATTACGGACAATCTGGATGACAACGCCGAATTCTGGAGGCGCATCCGCATGCTGGGCGTGTACCCGGATTGGGAGTGCATGACCAATCAAATGTACACGTACCTCCCGTATTCGGTGATGACCGAGGAGCAAGGGATTTTCCTGCTGGACGAAATCAGCCGCCTCATGTACCTCGGGTATACCGACTTCCTGGATGAGGACATCGTCGTGCCCGGCGGCCATGCGCCCGGTGGCGGTGACGTCTTTCACCGCACGCGCATAGCGTTTGGCAAGATGTTCATCACCGACATCAATGACCCCGGAAGGTCGTCCGCGTCCGATTCACGCATTCCCGTGCTGTTCGACTCGACCTCGACGCTCGGCAGGAACCTGCTGGCTCACGAGCAGCGCGGCGGAAACGTCTTGTACCTCGACGGCCATTGCGAGTTCGAACGCTACCCCGATCCATATGATCTGCTCCCGTACACACCGCTGTTTGTCGAGTTCATGCGCGCGAACGTGTACGACAACACGTGGCTGATGCACATCCCGCCGTGGTGCGGCAACCGAATCCAAGGCACCGTATTCGAGCCGCGGTTCTGGTATTACCCGAACGACCCGCTCTACGAAGGGTTGGACATCGTGCCGCGCCCGTAA
- a CDS encoding YfhO family protein has protein sequence MLVLPILFPYVFAYGHVIAPGYKLYEYAPWNHYGGPDAFPHAKYYPSFEYMLTWVPWYSIAQEAWSHGEWPLWNPYQLTGVPLLGNGQSAFFYPPRMLFAFLNVHVAGTINIILKVWLAALTAYYCGRALGLRVGGSLLLSICWMLAPMRMLWLFWSPADTLIWLPLQYCGAELLIAGHRKRGFSLIALSGALMLLAGHPETAFTMGLGTGLYFLVRVIYRYGTAPVAALKLAVLALSAWIAALLAASVQLLPLVEYLANSSTLAERATHDAPMLSNAGALVCMWVPEFYGISDGAAGAARAFDNSNWTAMYYPGWIVWLGFSICASSVFGRRRGAYLSARLVGLAAVSAVMLILAFRPQSFAFLGRLPLTHLVLHAWYFPFALFGMIWIACGSIQTWFATTHRFRELALPIACQIAIVIVAIVATLDIRQGALPETAAHLDDQIVYLCLTSLGAIAALVASCFARARVAAFLTVLILCTVDLLRIGSGIHPTCPRDKVEFVPDLIAQLREKNLEGRVLTLDDDTHALRPFLPRGLLQTYGVEDLLGHEGLYPIRLNRFYASCNLLGNMFDAFSIRCVISPDGASVPPQRGQDRFGGGVEIDGCRVVMPPSAWPRVKLVGEARVMDDLDSMFTVMNEEGFDPSRLALLESPLPHPIDSQSEGDPGEARLVSRTPNTVTAEVDAKSSAILVLTDQYYPGWKAIVDGNDVDVFPVYSLFRGVRVSAGIHKVTFYYDPLSFRIGFWVSAATFLAFSTVSIRLLRGTATRRRASEKADHHP, from the coding sequence TTGCTCGTACTGCCAATTCTATTTCCATACGTCTTCGCGTACGGCCATGTTATTGCGCCCGGTTACAAGCTGTACGAGTACGCGCCGTGGAATCACTATGGCGGTCCGGACGCGTTTCCGCACGCAAAGTACTATCCGTCCTTCGAATACATGCTGACCTGGGTTCCGTGGTACAGCATCGCGCAGGAGGCCTGGTCTCATGGCGAATGGCCGCTGTGGAATCCCTACCAATTGACCGGCGTCCCGCTTCTCGGCAACGGACAGAGCGCGTTTTTCTATCCACCCCGAATGCTCTTTGCATTTCTGAACGTTCACGTCGCGGGAACCATCAACATCATCCTCAAGGTGTGGCTGGCCGCGTTGACGGCGTATTACTGCGGTCGCGCGTTGGGGCTGCGCGTGGGCGGGTCACTCCTGCTTTCGATCTGCTGGATGCTGGCGCCCATGCGAATGCTTTGGCTTTTTTGGTCGCCGGCCGACACCCTGATCTGGTTACCGCTCCAGTACTGCGGCGCCGAGTTGCTGATCGCGGGACATCGCAAACGCGGTTTTTCGTTGATCGCATTGTCCGGCGCGCTCATGTTGCTTGCGGGACATCCGGAGACGGCTTTCACGATGGGATTGGGGACCGGATTGTACTTTCTGGTTCGTGTCATTTATCGCTATGGGACGGCGCCCGTCGCCGCGCTCAAACTGGCGGTCCTTGCCTTATCGGCATGGATTGCGGCGCTCCTGGCGGCGAGCGTTCAGTTGCTGCCGCTTGTGGAGTATCTGGCGAACAGTTCGACGTTGGCCGAGCGCGCAACGCATGACGCACCGATGCTGTCGAACGCGGGAGCACTCGTGTGCATGTGGGTCCCGGAGTTCTACGGAATATCGGACGGCGCCGCCGGCGCGGCCAGGGCCTTCGACAATTCAAATTGGACGGCCATGTACTATCCCGGCTGGATTGTGTGGCTCGGGTTTTCGATTTGCGCATCGAGCGTATTCGGGCGCCGGCGCGGCGCGTACCTGAGCGCCCGATTGGTGGGCCTGGCCGCCGTTTCCGCCGTGATGCTAATCTTGGCGTTTCGCCCACAGTCATTCGCATTCCTCGGCCGCTTGCCGCTGACGCATCTTGTGCTGCATGCGTGGTACTTCCCGTTCGCGCTATTCGGAATGATTTGGATCGCTTGCGGGTCCATCCAGACGTGGTTCGCGACGACACACCGGTTTCGCGAACTGGCTTTGCCCATTGCGTGCCAAATAGCCATTGTCATTGTGGCAATCGTTGCGACGCTCGATATTCGCCAGGGTGCGCTGCCGGAAACGGCAGCGCACCTCGACGACCAGATCGTGTACTTGTGTCTGACGTCGTTGGGTGCGATTGCGGCGCTCGTGGCGTCGTGCTTCGCTCGCGCGCGCGTGGCCGCATTCTTGACGGTCTTGATCCTTTGCACTGTAGACCTGCTCCGCATCGGCAGCGGAATTCACCCCACGTGCCCGCGCGACAAGGTCGAGTTTGTGCCGGACCTGATCGCGCAACTGCGGGAGAAGAATCTCGAGGGGCGCGTGCTGACGCTTGACGACGACACGCATGCACTGCGTCCTTTCTTGCCGCGGGGATTGCTGCAGACCTACGGCGTGGAAGACCTGTTGGGTCACGAGGGTCTGTATCCCATACGATTGAACCGTTTCTACGCGTCGTGCAACTTGCTTGGAAACATGTTCGATGCGTTTTCCATTCGCTGCGTTATTAGTCCTGACGGGGCGTCGGTCCCGCCGCAACGCGGTCAGGATCGGTTCGGCGGCGGCGTTGAGATCGACGGCTGCCGTGTGGTGATGCCGCCCTCCGCGTGGCCTCGAGTGAAGCTGGTTGGGGAAGCGCGCGTCATGGATGACCTTGATTCCATGTTCACCGTCATGAACGAGGAAGGATTCGATCCGTCGCGGCTCGCTCTATTGGAATCGCCGTTGCCGCATCCAATTGATTCGCAATCCGAGGGCGATCCCGGCGAGGCGAGGCTGGTCAGCCGCACGCCGAATACGGTTACGGCGGAAGTTGACGCGAAGTCGTCCGCAATACTGGTGCTTACCGATCAGTACTATCCCGGGTGGAAAGCGATCGTCGACGGCAACGACGTTGACGTGTTTCCGGTCTATTCGTTGTTTCGCGGAGTACGTGTCAGCGCGGGGATACACAAGGTCACGTTTTATTACGATCCGTTGAGCTTTCGAATCGGGTTCTGGGTTTCAGCGGCGACGTTCCTCGCGTTCAGCACGGTTTCGATCCGGCTGTTGCGGGGCACGGCGACACGGAGACGTGCGTCAGAAAAGGCCGACCACCATCCCTGA